The Candidatus Acidiferrales bacterium genome has a segment encoding these proteins:
- a CDS encoding acyl-ACP thioesterase domain-containing protein — translation MENDNNAIHKQTFRLHSYEVDQRGVARPDILLSFMLDSAWGHTRDTEFSYSELNDEGQLWVLSRFLAVFHDLPKWDDEITVETWGKGTDKIFGLRDFMVCSQSEKKFLSATSAWLIIDRKTSRIQRIDALDRKFPTQLYRDEIETKLEKIETRDADKTDFKHVVRSSDLDVNRHVNSSKYLLWMLDSFPAEYSEKKNLKSFEINFLSEAKLYDEIYVSSMRDESVLSGGENFYCEVRRESGDAELCRARIVWND, via the coding sequence AGTAGATCAGCGCGGGGTTGCAAGACCTGACATACTTTTATCTTTCATGCTCGACAGCGCATGGGGACACACCAGGGATACTGAATTCAGCTACTCCGAGTTGAACGACGAAGGCCAGCTTTGGGTGCTGTCGCGCTTCCTCGCGGTGTTCCATGATCTGCCGAAGTGGGACGATGAGATAACGGTCGAAACATGGGGAAAGGGAACGGACAAAATTTTCGGGCTGAGGGATTTCATGGTTTGTTCTCAATCGGAAAAAAAATTCCTCTCTGCAACATCGGCCTGGCTGATTATAGACAGGAAAACCTCCCGCATCCAGAGGATTGATGCGCTTGACAGAAAATTTCCGACGCAGCTTTACCGGGACGAAATAGAGACCAAGTTGGAAAAAATAGAGACACGGGATGCAGATAAAACCGATTTCAAACACGTCGTGCGTTCTTCGGATCTTGATGTGAATAGGCACGTCAACTCGTCAAAGTATCTGCTGTGGATGCTGGACAGTTTTCCGGCTGAATATTCTGAGAAAAAAAATCTAAAATCTTTCGAGATCAATTTCTTATCGGAAGCAAAACTTTACGATGAGATATATGTCTCCAGCATGCGGGACGAGTCGGTCTTAAGCGGCGGCGAAAATTTTTATTGTGAAGTGAGGCGCGAAAGCGGCGACGCGGAATTGTGCCGGGCCAGGATCGTGTGGAATGATTAG
- a CDS encoding MFS transporter, whose protein sequence is MPILDNTDPYATLKLWDFRLFVLARFVMTFAVQMQSVIVGWQIYELTHDPLSLGLIGLSEAIPVLGIALFAGHLADVVSRKKIIVICSSAYVICASSLFLVSTEFREILVQHGTLPIYVIIFLAGLTRGLMSPAQAAFSAQLVPRELFGNASTWGSVSWQVADVVGPAVGGLIYGFVGVGSAYGMVVATSIAGLFLFLAIKDKPMPERRRGESILQSLSEGIKFVFHDQVILSAISLDMFAVFFGGAVAVLPIFADQVMHIGAKGLGFLRAAPAIGAIVMSVIQANYPVFKQAGRNLLRCVFGFGLMVIFFALSRNFYLSLVILMLGGAFDNVSVIVRWTIIQLYTPDAVRGRVSAVNGIFLGASNELGSFESGVAAKLMGLIPSVIFGGSMTLLVVAAVRTFAPKLRKLRL, encoded by the coding sequence GTGCCGATCTTAGATAATACCGATCCGTATGCCACTCTGAAGTTGTGGGACTTCAGACTGTTTGTCCTGGCGCGGTTTGTGATGACGTTCGCCGTACAAATGCAGTCGGTGATAGTCGGGTGGCAGATTTATGAATTGACGCACGACCCTCTCTCGCTTGGATTAATCGGACTTTCTGAAGCGATTCCAGTTTTGGGGATTGCTCTTTTTGCCGGTCATCTTGCCGATGTCGTGAGCAGAAAAAAAATAATCGTAATTTGCAGTTCGGCTTATGTTATTTGCGCCTCCTCGCTCTTCCTCGTCTCCACCGAGTTTCGTGAGATCCTGGTGCAGCACGGAACACTTCCTATTTACGTCATCATCTTCCTTGCCGGCCTCACGCGCGGATTGATGTCTCCGGCTCAGGCTGCATTTTCAGCGCAGCTTGTTCCGCGTGAGCTGTTTGGAAATGCTTCGACATGGGGAAGCGTCTCATGGCAGGTAGCCGACGTTGTAGGTCCCGCGGTCGGCGGGTTGATTTACGGTTTCGTGGGCGTCGGGAGCGCGTATGGAATGGTAGTTGCGACGAGTATTGCAGGTCTTTTTCTTTTTCTGGCCATCAAGGATAAGCCGATGCCTGAGCGTAGGCGCGGCGAATCGATTCTGCAAAGTCTTTCCGAGGGGATAAAGTTCGTGTTCCATGATCAGGTGATTTTAAGCGCAATATCGCTCGACATGTTTGCAGTTTTTTTCGGCGGGGCAGTCGCCGTGCTCCCGATCTTCGCGGATCAGGTGATGCACATTGGCGCAAAGGGATTGGGTTTTCTGCGGGCCGCTCCGGCAATCGGTGCCATCGTTATGTCGGTTATTCAGGCGAATTATCCTGTCTTCAAACAGGCCGGACGCAATCTGCTCCGATGCGTGTTCGGATTCGGACTCATGGTGATCTTCTTCGCGCTGTCGAGGAATTTTTATCTGTCGTTAGTGATCTTGATGCTCGGCGGAGCGTTCGATAATGTCAGCGTGATCGTCAGGTGGACCATCATCCAGCTGTACACCCCCGATGCCGTGCGGGGACGCGTATCGGCCGTCAACGGGATTTTCCTCGGTGCATCGAATGAGCTTGGCTCGTTTGAGTCCGGCGTCGCCGCAAAGCTGATGGGACTGATCCCATCCGTGATTTTCGGCGGAAGCATGACGCTTCTGGTTGTGGCTGCCGTGCGAACGTTTGCACCAAAGCTGAGGAAATTACGACTATGA
- a CDS encoding T9SS type A sorting domain-containing protein: MKIRNTLFIVSVLISAIASIEARAQTADEIYRKFSKSYHTYNGVTLPFYFFVPAGYNSASKYPLVLCLHGAGERGDDSTAVEKNSMATVWAQDTNQIKWPCFILVPQCPITGSWVYLYGPGSYSTNAIPISAELLNVLDIMDSLIGRYSVDTNRVYVTGLSMGGFGTWDLIVRFPDKFAAAVPMSGAGDTSKAEVIKDIPVWDFHGALDGTVPVSGSREMMHSLEEVGDEVVYTNCGNGSCTGLSDSAVAAKIQNGARHLYTEYQYGSHTIWDVAYNDPFLLPWVFSQSKADRPNAIRNPATIPDKVSLSQNYPNPFNPTTEIDYRLSTGCRVTLKLYDVLGREIRTLVDQRENAGSYTVEFDASQLSTGVYLVILRANGYLAVRKISLIK; this comes from the coding sequence TTGAAAATTCGTAATACCTTGTTCATTGTTTCGGTTTTGATTAGTGCAATCGCTTCTATCGAAGCCAGGGCTCAAACGGCGGACGAAATATATCGAAAGTTCTCAAAGAGCTATCACACGTACAACGGTGTGACACTCCCATTCTACTTTTTCGTACCAGCAGGCTACAATTCTGCTTCGAAGTATCCTCTTGTTCTTTGTTTGCATGGAGCCGGAGAGAGAGGCGATGACTCGACTGCCGTGGAGAAAAATAGCATGGCGACGGTCTGGGCGCAGGACACAAACCAGATTAAGTGGCCATGTTTTATACTTGTGCCACAATGCCCGATCACCGGATCGTGGGTGTATTTGTATGGCCCCGGCTCCTACAGCACGAACGCTATACCCATCAGCGCGGAGTTGCTTAACGTCCTCGATATCATGGATTCATTGATCGGAAGATATTCAGTCGATACAAACAGAGTTTATGTCACAGGTCTCTCCATGGGCGGATTCGGAACGTGGGATTTGATAGTGCGGTTTCCGGATAAATTTGCCGCCGCAGTTCCGATGTCGGGAGCTGGAGATACGTCGAAAGCTGAAGTGATAAAAGATATCCCGGTTTGGGATTTTCATGGTGCGCTGGACGGCACCGTTCCCGTCTCGGGCTCGCGGGAAATGATGCATTCACTTGAAGAGGTCGGAGACGAAGTGGTTTACACCAATTGTGGAAACGGAAGTTGCACCGGACTTTCCGATAGTGCGGTTGCGGCGAAGATACAAAATGGCGCCAGGCATTTGTACACCGAGTATCAGTATGGCTCTCACACAATCTGGGATGTGGCTTACAACGATCCATTTCTCCTGCCGTGGGTCTTTTCTCAGTCGAAAGCGGACAGACCGAATGCGATTCGAAATCCCGCGACAATTCCGGACAAAGTCAGCCTGTCTCAAAATTATCCCAATCCATTCAACCCAACGACAGAGATCGACTATCGGCTGTCAACTGGCTGCCGTGTAACTTTAAAACTCTATGATGTGCTCGGAAGAGAGATCAGGACTTTGGTGGACCAGAGGGAGAACGCAGGCAGTTATACCGTTGAGTTCGACGCGAGCCAATTGTCGACCGGAGTTTATTTGGTAATATTGCGCGCGAATGGATATCTTGCCGTCCGCAAGATCAGCCTCATCAAATGA
- a CDS encoding DUF1697 domain-containing protein, giving the protein MPVYISLLRGINVGGNKIILMDDLAELFEKLEFSEVRTYIQSGNVVFAYRKKTASQLEEMIKAAVKTQFKFDIEVLVLNLEDLGDIIEENPFKGNKPKAGERIYLTILSQTPLSEKVAELRKIKSPNDDFEIIGRTVYVLCRKGYAKSVFNNNSIEKTLKVLATSRNLETMKKLVEIGKAID; this is encoded by the coding sequence ATGCCTGTTTACATTTCACTCTTGCGTGGAATAAACGTCGGCGGGAACAAAATCATTCTGATGGATGACCTGGCGGAGCTTTTCGAAAAGTTGGAGTTCTCGGAAGTAAGAACATATATCCAGAGTGGAAACGTGGTGTTCGCCTATCGAAAGAAGACAGCGTCACAGTTGGAAGAAATGATAAAGGCTGCGGTCAAAACTCAATTTAAATTTGACATCGAAGTTCTTGTATTGAATCTCGAGGACCTTGGTGACATCATCGAAGAAAATCCATTCAAAGGAAATAAGCCAAAGGCAGGTGAGCGGATTTATCTTACAATTTTGTCGCAGACTCCTTTGAGTGAGAAGGTCGCAGAACTTCGCAAGATAAAAAGTCCGAATGATGACTTCGAAATCATCGGAAGAACGGTTTATGTCCTGTGTCGGAAGGGATATGCAAAGTCGGTTTTCAACAACAATTCCATCGAGAAAACCTTGAAGGTCCTTGCCACAAGCAGAAATCTTGAGACGATGAAGAAACTGGTAGAGATTGGAAAAGCAATTGACTAA
- a CDS encoding J domain-containing protein has product MTWQEAFRILELSNPKTLEEVREAYNVQAKAWHPDRFEGDTKMQRIGTAKLKLINEAFKLVKENWDRRGSFHSSYEFPKALEPARRGKSKVPSTGTGPRDLVTVSENDTVLAKKTNITVGAKRVHEYLGDAVITVIFPDHRSRELKMKVGDAATVDFGKSAKFEIRLLQVRHVYKSRRGMPFPLFYPAADLAVTKIG; this is encoded by the coding sequence ATGACCTGGCAGGAAGCTTTCCGCATACTGGAACTTTCCAATCCTAAGACGCTCGAAGAAGTGCGTGAGGCGTACAACGTTCAGGCGAAGGCGTGGCATCCGGACCGTTTCGAGGGCGACACGAAGATGCAGCGAATCGGAACCGCGAAGCTGAAACTAATAAACGAGGCATTCAAGCTCGTGAAAGAAAATTGGGATCGTCGAGGTTCGTTTCACAGTTCATATGAGTTTCCGAAGGCTCTGGAGCCGGCTCGACGCGGCAAATCTAAGGTGCCGTCCACTGGAACGGGCCCGAGAGATTTGGTCACGGTGTCGGAGAATGACACAGTGCTGGCGAAAAAAACAAATATCACCGTCGGCGCAAAAAGGGTGCACGAGTATTTAGGCGATGCTGTGATCACCGTGATCTTTCCAGATCATCGCAGCCGCGAACTCAAAATGAAAGTCGGCGACGCTGCGACGGTCGACTTCGGAAAATCTGCGAAGTTCGAGATCCGTCTGCTCCAGGTTCGCCACGTGTACAAGTCGCGCCGTGGTATGCCGTTCCCGCTGTTCTATCCTGCGGCGGATCTGGCGGTGACAAAAATTGGTTGA
- a CDS encoding YwbE family protein: MNGTKRSDVKPGMKVAIVLKQDQRTGKLTEGIVKDILTNSPIHPRGIKVRLETGEVGRVRRIDGENRD; encoded by the coding sequence TTGAACGGCACAAAACGATCCGACGTAAAGCCAGGCATGAAGGTGGCAATCGTTCTGAAACAAGACCAGCGCACCGGCAAACTGACGGAGGGAATTGTAAAAGATATCCTCACTAACTCGCCGATTCATCCGCGCGGAATCAAAGTCAGACTGGAAACAGGCGAAGTCGGAAGGGTGAGGAGAATTGACGGAGAAAATCGGGATTAA
- a CDS encoding T9SS type A sorting domain-containing protein, which yields MTTGIRVLVILSLNVLNVKFSFAQLDTLISYDVRTQQITVLPCVAPDSVIKFDSTGCFYGTVPGFSPLDTSEPTNTYMNSGSTDYTPAHLFFPVSNYPLRAAVKLFRYAKDTLSQECSGMMVEKDLVLTSAHCLHYYFRSNDTASFQDSMLVVPAYDDGEINPEFGESVSESYILPKADLVFPLEEDIALIKLRDPIGIKTGWIGIALPANDSIFKGMVLHQFSYPGVPDPFDSTKVFNGDTMYYNYGAPTLVNSIYLGYVGFYGVPGQSGSSIFYTDNINYYSFGVAQYAADAEHYRIDRNIFYAFKNIIDQEGTSVKAPPSAATDYVLYNAYPNPFNPATNISFSVPRMGHVTLTVYDILGRTVTKLVDEMKRPGKYIVRFDASGLASGVYFYRIESEGFHETKKMLFLK from the coding sequence ATGACTACTGGAATAAGAGTTCTCGTTATTTTGTCTCTGAATGTTCTCAATGTGAAATTCTCATTCGCACAGCTCGATACGTTGATCTCTTATGATGTAAGGACCCAACAGATTACCGTCTTGCCTTGTGTTGCTCCGGATTCGGTAATAAAGTTCGACTCCACCGGCTGTTTCTATGGTACCGTCCCGGGTTTCAGTCCGCTCGATACGAGTGAACCAACGAATACTTACATGAATTCCGGCTCTACGGATTATACTCCGGCACATCTTTTCTTCCCTGTGTCGAACTATCCGCTTAGGGCTGCTGTGAAATTGTTCAGATACGCGAAAGACACTCTTTCGCAGGAGTGTTCCGGGATGATGGTTGAAAAAGATTTGGTGTTGACATCAGCGCACTGTTTGCATTACTATTTCAGATCCAACGACACGGCATCTTTTCAGGATAGTATGCTCGTTGTTCCGGCATATGACGATGGTGAGATAAATCCGGAGTTTGGCGAGAGCGTGAGTGAGTCTTACATCTTGCCGAAGGCGGATCTTGTTTTTCCTTTGGAGGAGGATATTGCGCTGATAAAGTTACGAGACCCGATAGGAATCAAAACAGGATGGATCGGGATTGCGTTGCCAGCTAACGACAGCATCTTCAAAGGTATGGTATTGCATCAATTCAGTTATCCTGGTGTCCCCGATCCTTTCGACTCTACAAAGGTGTTTAATGGTGATACAATGTACTACAATTATGGGGCCCCGACTCTTGTTAATTCTATATACCTGGGCTACGTTGGATTCTATGGCGTACCGGGCCAGAGTGGATCCTCTATCTTCTACACCGACAACATAAATTATTATTCGTTCGGAGTGGCGCAGTACGCGGCGGACGCAGAACACTATCGCATAGACAGAAATATTTTTTATGCCTTCAAGAACATTATCGACCAAGAGGGGACTTCAGTGAAGGCGCCGCCGTCGGCAGCGACCGACTACGTGTTGTACAATGCCTATCCAAATCCTTTCAATCCCGCTACCAACATCTCGTTCAGTGTCCCGAGAATGGGCCACGTGACTTTGACCGTTTATGATATTCTCGGAAGGACCGTGACAAAACTTGTTGATGAAATGAAGCGTCCCGGCAAGTACATCGTTCGGTTCGATGCTTCCGGTCTCGCGAGCGGCGTTTACTTCTACCGCATTGAATCGGAGGGATTTCATGAGACGAAGAAAATGCTATTCCTCAAGTAG
- a CDS encoding aminoacyl-histidine dipeptidase produces the protein MNETVIQGLKPERIWHYFNQISEIPRGSKNEKAVLEYIKKTTQEMGLKSKQDKVGNVVVTKPASPGKENSTTIVLQVHTDMVCEKNRDVQHDFLKDGIKFHREGNYIKADGTTLGSDDGIGVAALLALLEDKSLVHGPIEGLFTIDEETGLTGANFIAPGFITGKIMMNLDSEDEGVLYIGCAGGEDTTIAVPAKKKAVTGKVAVLNVMIRGLKGGHSGVDIHLGRANALKLLTRTLLAIDAKTKMKLVSLEGGSKHNAIPREADATVVVPPADEKKVRKIAAECEKTFLNAFKSVDPDVRVVVEEGKKAKQSFDDVTKKKVLGMLAALPHGVIRMSSDIPDLVETSTNVAVMRTERNGVTVVTSQRSSIESEKEMIAGQVAAVGQLAGAKIKVSDGYPGWQPDVSSAVLMKGKEVYKSLFGKEPAVKAIHAGLECGIINDRVGGGVDTISFGPTIIGPHSPDEKVEIGSVEKFYKFLVAMVQAVA, from the coding sequence ATGAACGAAACGGTCATTCAGGGTCTGAAACCGGAAAGAATCTGGCATTATTTTAACCAAATAAGTGAGATTCCGCGCGGCTCGAAAAACGAAAAGGCAGTACTCGAGTATATCAAGAAAACCACCCAAGAGATGGGTCTCAAGTCGAAGCAGGACAAAGTAGGAAATGTTGTCGTCACAAAGCCGGCAAGTCCGGGAAAAGAAAACTCGACGACCATCGTTCTTCAGGTTCACACCGATATGGTCTGCGAAAAGAACCGCGATGTCCAGCATGACTTCCTGAAGGACGGGATCAAATTTCACAGGGAAGGAAACTACATCAAAGCCGACGGAACTACACTCGGCTCTGATGACGGCATCGGCGTCGCGGCGCTCCTCGCACTCCTTGAAGACAAGTCGCTGGTGCACGGACCCATTGAAGGACTCTTCACGATAGACGAAGAAACGGGACTGACCGGAGCAAATTTCATTGCGCCGGGTTTCATCACTGGAAAGATCATGATGAATTTAGACTCCGAGGATGAAGGCGTACTTTACATCGGCTGCGCCGGCGGAGAAGATACGACGATTGCCGTTCCTGCGAAGAAGAAGGCTGTCACCGGAAAAGTTGCTGTTCTGAATGTGATGATACGCGGATTGAAAGGCGGGCATTCCGGAGTCGATATCCATCTTGGAAGAGCCAACGCTTTGAAACTTTTAACACGCACTCTGCTGGCCATCGACGCGAAAACCAAAATGAAGCTCGTTTCTCTCGAGGGTGGAAGCAAGCACAATGCAATTCCACGCGAAGCGGATGCAACTGTCGTTGTTCCGCCAGCGGATGAGAAAAAAGTCAGGAAGATCGCCGCCGAATGCGAGAAGACTTTCCTGAACGCATTCAAGTCCGTGGATCCGGACGTCAGAGTCGTCGTGGAAGAAGGCAAAAAAGCAAAACAATCGTTCGACGACGTGACCAAGAAAAAGGTTCTCGGAATGCTCGCCGCGCTGCCGCACGGTGTTATCAGAATGAGCAGCGATATCCCGGATTTGGTCGAAACCTCTACCAACGTGGCCGTGATGAGAACGGAGCGCAACGGCGTTACAGTCGTGACAAGTCAGAGGAGCTCGATCGAATCGGAGAAAGAAATGATCGCTGGACAGGTTGCCGCCGTCGGACAGCTGGCCGGCGCCAAGATCAAAGTGAGCGACGGTTATCCGGGCTGGCAGCCGGATGTGAGTTCTGCCGTTCTCATGAAAGGGAAAGAGGTTTATAAAAGTCTTTTCGGCAAAGAGCCCGCGGTAAAAGCAATACACGCCGGCCTTGAATGCGGTATCATAAACGATAGAGTCGGCGGCGGTGTCGATACCATCTCATTCGGTCCGACGATCATCGGTCCTCATTCGCCTGACGAGAAAGTTGAGATCGGTAGCGTCGAGAAGTTTTATAAATTCCTGGTGGCTATGGTGCAGGCTGTCGCGTAG
- a CDS encoding S46 family peptidase has translation MKQALTFRIGKSLPVSGGMSALLMLFAIAGCSSYQATLPASNLYFDPDTVKAGRFDTGKMWTFDNPPAQYFQEAYGFTPDQDWFDDARLGALRLSGCTASFISEDGLVLTNHHCARTALDKVNKPGEDLPDSGFYAPTLNDERKVDGMYADQLVLIKDVTTDVQAAFERGKTDEEKIADRTEEIKRIQKDYWTQYKKDQPADSMIFQVVNFFNGGKYSLYGYKRYTDVRLVFAPQMIVAYFGGDPDNFTYPRYDVDFSLFRIYDHDKPLKAGHYFKWSKDGAKEGEPVFVVGNPGRTSRLLTVSQLEFNRDYSYPFIINLLQGNYDIYDKYIMDHPDKKVKYETQLFFNSNSLKAINGYLSGLRDPYLMARKKAFEKEFKEKVMANPSLAAKYGSVWNDISAVQMEKANLFADVNAYNTTGFGRSQYLSLATRLVQYANNMKMPDSSRPGGYQGAALEEMKSKFFPSDFNPELEKMILAFQLKLMQSVLGTTSEPLNKLLGGRTPEEAADFLEGSTEISDSASVAKLLSGDPNRILTSSDPFIQFIVESQQAIGDLSSKYSHLTAEEGAKVQLLGRALFDVYGATIPPDATFTLRIADGVVKGYEYNGTIAPTNTTYYGMYDRYYSFGKKYPWSLPGNWQNPPVDFNLSTPLDFVATNDIIGGNSGSPVLNKELQVVGLIFDGNIESLPGDFIYVDTYNRSVAVHSDAIPEALKYIYHADRLVNEIKDGKIQ, from the coding sequence ATGAAACAGGCTCTAACTTTTCGGATAGGAAAAAGTCTTCCCGTATCTGGCGGCATGTCGGCCTTGCTAATGCTGTTTGCGATTGCCGGCTGTTCGTCGTATCAAGCGACACTGCCTGCATCAAATCTATATTTTGATCCCGACACGGTAAAAGCAGGACGGTTCGACACTGGGAAAATGTGGACATTTGACAATCCACCTGCTCAATATTTCCAGGAAGCTTACGGCTTTACTCCGGATCAAGACTGGTTCGACGACGCACGGCTCGGCGCACTCAGACTGTCAGGCTGTACAGCTTCATTCATATCGGAAGACGGCCTCGTGCTCACAAATCATCATTGCGCAAGAACCGCACTTGACAAAGTCAACAAACCCGGTGAAGATCTTCCCGACAGCGGGTTCTATGCACCCACTTTGAACGACGAAAGAAAAGTCGATGGCATGTATGCAGACCAGCTTGTCCTGATAAAGGATGTCACGACCGACGTTCAAGCTGCGTTCGAGAGGGGAAAGACGGATGAAGAAAAAATCGCCGACAGGACTGAGGAAATTAAGAGAATTCAGAAGGATTATTGGACGCAGTACAAAAAAGATCAGCCCGCAGATTCGATGATTTTCCAGGTCGTGAATTTTTTCAACGGCGGAAAATATTCTTTATATGGATATAAACGATACACGGATGTGAGATTGGTTTTTGCACCGCAGATGATCGTCGCATATTTCGGGGGCGACCCTGATAATTTCACGTATCCGCGATATGACGTCGATTTCTCGCTCTTCAGGATTTACGACCACGACAAACCGTTGAAGGCCGGCCATTATTTCAAGTGGAGCAAGGATGGCGCAAAAGAAGGAGAACCTGTTTTTGTAGTAGGGAATCCCGGCAGGACAAGCAGGCTCCTGACGGTCTCCCAGCTCGAATTCAATCGTGATTACTCATATCCGTTCATTATAAATTTGCTGCAGGGGAATTACGATATCTACGACAAGTATATCATGGATCATCCCGACAAAAAGGTGAAATATGAAACCCAATTGTTTTTTAATTCAAATTCGCTGAAGGCAATAAACGGTTATCTCAGCGGTCTTCGAGACCCATATTTGATGGCGAGGAAAAAAGCATTCGAAAAAGAATTTAAAGAAAAAGTCATGGCAAATCCTTCGCTTGCGGCAAAATACGGCTCGGTGTGGAATGATATTTCCGCTGTTCAAATGGAGAAGGCAAACCTGTTTGCGGACGTTAACGCCTATAACACTACGGGTTTCGGCAGGTCACAATATTTATCGCTTGCGACACGATTGGTTCAATACGCAAATAACATGAAGATGCCGGATTCGAGCAGGCCGGGCGGTTATCAAGGCGCTGCATTAGAAGAGATGAAATCAAAATTTTTCCCGTCCGATTTCAACCCCGAGTTGGAAAAAATGATTCTCGCATTTCAATTGAAGTTGATGCAGAGTGTTCTAGGAACCACCAGCGAACCCCTCAACAAACTCCTCGGCGGGAGAACACCGGAGGAGGCAGCGGACTTTCTTGAAGGGTCAACTGAAATCAGCGATAGCGCAAGCGTTGCCAAGCTGTTGAGCGGCGATCCGAATAGAATATTGACATCTTCCGATCCTTTCATTCAATTCATAGTCGAGTCGCAGCAAGCCATAGGAGATTTGAGTTCGAAATACAGCCATCTGACCGCAGAAGAAGGGGCGAAGGTGCAACTCCTCGGAAGAGCGCTGTTTGACGTCTATGGGGCTACGATTCCGCCAGATGCAACGTTCACGCTGAGAATCGCCGACGGGGTCGTGAAGGGATACGAATATAATGGTACAATCGCTCCGACAAATACCACTTACTACGGAATGTATGACAGGTATTATTCATTCGGGAAGAAATATCCCTGGAGTTTGCCGGGCAACTGGCAGAATCCTCCTGTTGATTTCAATCTGAGTACACCGCTCGATTTCGTCGCGACAAATGACATCATAGGCGGCAACTCGGGCAGCCCGGTGCTGAACAAGGAGCTGCAGGTCGTCGGGTTAATATTTGATGGAAACATCGAGAGCCTCCCCGGCGATTTCATCTATGTCGACACGTACAATCGTTCGGTCGCGGTTCATTCAGACGCTATACCCGAAGCGCTGAAGTACATTTACCACGCAGACAGACTCGTAAATGAAATAAAGGACGGTAAGATTCAGTAA
- a CDS encoding glycerophosphodiester phosphodiesterase family protein: protein MSHSLFGDGVEFYNVAHRGFSAIAPENTMVAFEKGMEAGANMLEMDVMMTGDGQVIVFHDYRLGRTTNGNGLVKRSNFNHIRMLDAGTWFSHKYKEERVPLLDEVLEMAKNRIRLNIEMKHRRHNGVYALVDKCLRIVEHRRMGDDVIFSSFNLEALRYLHYKAPHLRFAPLYRHNFNPTPRSFPLQYGAQGIVLNHLFLNRTTVQQFHNLGIKVFVYTVNGLRKIEKTIRLGVDGVISDNPAAVASVTRRIIG, encoded by the coding sequence ATGAGCCATTCATTGTTTGGAGACGGTGTAGAATTTTATAACGTCGCGCATCGCGGCTTTTCTGCGATAGCTCCTGAAAATACCATGGTGGCTTTCGAGAAGGGGATGGAAGCGGGGGCCAACATGCTCGAAATGGATGTTATGATGACGGGCGACGGCCAGGTCATCGTGTTCCATGATTATAGGCTTGGAAGAACCACAAACGGGAACGGTCTCGTAAAGAGATCCAATTTCAATCACATCAGGATGCTGGATGCGGGGACCTGGTTCAGTCACAAATACAAAGAGGAGCGAGTGCCACTCCTCGACGAGGTCCTCGAGATGGCGAAGAACCGTATCAGGTTAAACATCGAAATGAAGCATCGACGGCATAATGGAGTGTACGCGCTGGTCGACAAATGTCTGAGGATAGTCGAACACCGGCGGATGGGTGACGATGTCATTTTTTCTTCTTTCAATTTAGAGGCGCTCCGTTATCTTCACTACAAAGCGCCGCATCTTCGTTTTGCACCCCTCTATCGTCACAATTTCAATCCGACCCCGCGTTCGTTCCCGCTGCAATACGGGGCACAGGGAATAGTCCTTAATCATCTGTTCCTCAATCGCACTACAGTTCAACAGTTCCATAACCTCGGCATCAAAGTATTTGTTTATACTGTAAACGGGCTTCGTAAAATTGAGAAGACGATCAGGTTGGGAGTCGATGGCGTAATATCGGATAATCCGGCGGCGGTTGCCTCGGTCACAAGACGAATTATAGGATAA